In a single window of the Lasioglossum baleicum chromosome 10, iyLasBale1, whole genome shotgun sequence genome:
- the LOC143212747 gene encoding longitudinals lacking protein, isoforms A/B/D/L-like, protein MVNPTDTSRTIARKFPCSNCTSVFSRKGGLTYHQKFECGQKPRFNCPYCTYRARHISNARRHVRKCHPGREVYTVDLCQLMQNV, encoded by the coding sequence ATGGTTAACCCCACAGATACCTCGAGAACGATCGCCCGGAAGTTCCCCTGCTCGAATTGCACCAGCGTCTTCAGCCGGAAGGGCGGTTTAACCTATCATCAGAAGTTCGAGTGCGGTCAGAAGCCGCGTTTCAACTGTCCCTACTGCACCTATCGGGCTAGACACATTTCGAACGCGCGACGGCACGTACGCAAGTGTCATCCCGGAAGAGAGGTGTACACCGTCGATCTGTGCCAACTGATGCAGAACGTCTGA